In Streptomyces sp. SID8374, one genomic interval encodes:
- the mshD gene encoding mycothiol synthase → MTTDAPLPSPGREIQALDALDAAQADAVLELLGEAARFDGRQAVSEQGRLRIRGGHRVGVRHFLLTSDGTLAGYAQLEDTDPVEAPAAELVVHPERRGTGHGRALGAALLAATGKRLRVWAHGGSSAARHLAQVLGLSLFRELRQLRRSLIPLDLAEPVLPEGVTVRTFEPGRDDAAWLAVNRAAFAHHPEQGSLTQQDLDDRKAEPWFDPKGFFLAERDGKIVGFHWTKVHAEEQLGEVYVVGVLPDAQGGGLGKALTSIGLHHLAAEGLPTAMLYVDADNTAAVTVYERIGFTTHEVDLMYRTES, encoded by the coding sequence ATGACGACTGACGCACCCCTCCCCTCCCCCGGACGCGAGATTCAGGCCCTCGACGCACTCGATGCCGCCCAGGCCGACGCCGTACTCGAACTCCTCGGCGAGGCGGCCCGCTTCGACGGCAGGCAGGCGGTCTCCGAGCAGGGGAGGCTCCGGATCCGGGGCGGACACCGCGTCGGTGTGCGCCACTTCCTGCTCACCAGTGACGGGACCCTCGCCGGGTACGCGCAGTTGGAGGACACCGACCCGGTCGAGGCCCCGGCCGCCGAGCTCGTCGTCCACCCCGAGCGGCGCGGCACCGGCCACGGGCGGGCCCTGGGCGCCGCCCTCCTCGCCGCGACCGGCAAGCGGCTGCGGGTCTGGGCGCACGGCGGCAGCTCGGCCGCCCGGCATCTGGCCCAGGTCCTTGGCCTCTCCCTCTTCCGCGAGCTGCGCCAGCTCCGCCGGAGCCTGATCCCCCTCGACCTCGCCGAGCCCGTGCTGCCCGAAGGCGTCACCGTACGGACCTTCGAGCCCGGCCGGGACGACGCCGCCTGGCTCGCCGTGAACCGCGCCGCCTTTGCTCACCACCCCGAGCAGGGCTCCCTCACCCAGCAGGACCTGGACGACCGCAAGGCGGAGCCCTGGTTCGACCCGAAGGGGTTCTTCCTGGCCGAGCGGGACGGGAAGATCGTCGGCTTCCACTGGACGAAGGTGCACGCCGAGGAGCAGCTGGGTGAGGTGTACGTCGTCGGCGTGCTGCCCGACGCCCAGGGCGGCGGCCTCGGCAAGGCGCTGACCTCGATCGGCCTGCACCACCTGGCCGCCGAAGGGCTGCCCACCGCGATGCTCTACGTCGACGCGGACAACACGGCGGCCGTGACGGTGTACGAGCGGATCGGCTTCACCACCCACGAGGTCGATCTGATGTACCGCACGGAGTCCTGA
- a CDS encoding DEAD/DEAH box helicase: MAFNHLPAAMHDALGPLSVTPVTHSVPMAKNHRPGRPPESGDMRPSPAMILDRLATGAGRAARITHTEHLPPRSGTHAIWPDRIRPEVISAIEKAGIDHPWAHQAAAAEHALDGESVVIATGTASGKSLAYLAPVLSTLLEGSEAPNGRGATALYLAPTKALAADQRRSVKALAAPLGNAVRPAVYDGDTPVEEREWVRQYANYVLTNPDMLHRGILPSHPRWSSFLRALRFVVIDECHTYRGVFGSHVAQVLRRLRRLCARYGANPVFLLASATAADPSVAAGRLTGLPVKEVSDDASPRGELVFALWEPPLTDLHGEKGAPVRRTATAETADLLTDLTVQGVRSVAFVRSRRGAELISVIAKERLAEVDRSLPKRVAAYRGGYLPEERRALERALHSGELLGLAATTALELGIDVSGLDAVVICGYPGTRASLWQQAGRAGRSGQGALAVLVARDDPLDTYLVHHPEALFRQPVESTVLDPDNPYVLAPHLCAAAAELPLTEPDIALFGPAVPELLPQLEAAKLLRRRASGWHWTRRERAADLTDIRGGGGRPVQIVEESTGRLLGTVDAAAAHTAVHEGAVHLHQGRTHLVRKLDLEDSVALVEQADPPYSTVARDTTAISVLETDTEIPWGQGRLCYGSVEVTNQVVSFLRRKLMTGEVLGETKLDLPPRTLRTRAVWWTVTEDQLDAARINPEILGGALHAAEHASIGLLPLFATCDRWDIGGVSIPLHPDTLLPTVFVYDGHPGGAGFAERAFHTARTWLTATREAIASCECEAGCPSCIQSPKCGNGNEPLHKRGAVRLLTELLRGAPPEAQTEPQAEAETQPEPEA, from the coding sequence GTCCGTCACGCCAGTGACACACTCGGTGCCGATGGCCAAGAATCACCGTCCCGGACGACCACCCGAGAGTGGGGACATGCGCCCCTCTCCCGCCATGATCCTCGACCGGCTCGCCACAGGGGCGGGCCGGGCCGCGCGCATCACTCATACGGAGCACTTGCCCCCTAGATCGGGAACCCATGCCATCTGGCCGGATCGCATCCGGCCAGAAGTGATCTCGGCGATCGAAAAAGCCGGAATCGACCATCCGTGGGCCCACCAGGCGGCCGCCGCCGAGCACGCGCTGGACGGCGAATCGGTCGTGATCGCCACCGGTACGGCGTCCGGCAAGTCGCTCGCGTACCTCGCCCCGGTCCTCAGCACCCTGCTGGAGGGCTCCGAGGCGCCGAACGGCCGCGGGGCGACCGCCCTGTACCTCGCCCCCACCAAGGCCCTCGCCGCCGACCAGCGGCGCTCGGTGAAGGCCCTGGCGGCGCCCCTGGGCAACGCCGTACGGCCCGCGGTCTACGACGGCGACACCCCGGTCGAGGAACGCGAATGGGTGCGGCAGTACGCGAACTACGTGCTGACCAACCCCGACATGCTGCACCGCGGGATCCTGCCGTCCCACCCCCGCTGGTCCTCCTTCCTGCGCGCGCTGCGGTTCGTCGTGATCGACGAGTGCCACACCTACCGGGGCGTCTTCGGCTCCCATGTCGCCCAGGTCCTGCGCAGGCTGCGCCGCCTCTGCGCCCGCTACGGGGCGAACCCGGTCTTCCTGCTCGCGTCAGCCACCGCCGCCGATCCCTCGGTCGCCGCCGGGCGCCTGACGGGCCTGCCGGTCAAGGAGGTGTCCGACGACGCCTCCCCGCGCGGCGAGCTGGTCTTCGCCCTCTGGGAGCCCCCGCTGACCGACCTGCACGGCGAGAAGGGCGCGCCCGTACGCCGTACCGCCACGGCCGAGACCGCCGACCTGCTCACCGATCTGACCGTCCAGGGCGTCCGCTCGGTCGCCTTCGTACGTTCCCGGCGCGGCGCAGAACTGATCTCGGTCATCGCCAAGGAACGCCTCGCGGAGGTGGACCGCTCCCTGCCGAAGCGGGTCGCCGCCTACCGCGGCGGCTACCTCCCGGAGGAACGCCGCGCCCTGGAGCGGGCCCTGCACTCCGGTGAGCTCCTCGGCCTCGCGGCCACCACCGCCCTCGAACTCGGCATCGACGTCTCCGGCCTCGACGCCGTCGTCATCTGCGGCTACCCGGGCACCCGGGCCTCCCTCTGGCAGCAGGCGGGCCGCGCCGGCCGCTCCGGGCAGGGGGCGCTGGCAGTCCTGGTGGCCCGGGACGATCCGCTGGACACCTATCTGGTGCACCACCCCGAGGCGCTGTTCCGGCAGCCCGTGGAGTCGACCGTGCTGGACCCGGACAACCCCTACGTCCTGGCCCCCCACCTGTGCGCGGCCGCCGCCGAGCTGCCCCTCACCGAGCCCGACATCGCCCTCTTCGGACCCGCGGTGCCCGAGCTGCTCCCCCAGCTGGAGGCCGCGAAGCTGCTGCGCCGACGGGCGTCGGGCTGGCACTGGACCCGCCGCGAGCGGGCCGCCGACCTCACCGACATCCGGGGCGGGGGCGGACGCCCCGTACAGATCGTCGAGGAGTCCACCGGGCGCCTGCTGGGCACGGTCGACGCGGCCGCCGCCCACACCGCCGTCCACGAGGGCGCCGTCCACCTCCACCAGGGCCGCACCCACCTGGTCCGGAAGCTGGACCTGGAGGACTCCGTCGCCCTGGTCGAACAGGCCGACCCGCCGTACTCGACGGTGGCCCGAGACACCACGGCCATCTCCGTCCTGGAGACCGACACCGAGATCCCCTGGGGCCAGGGGCGGCTCTGCTACGGCTCCGTCGAGGTCACCAACCAGGTCGTCTCGTTCCTCCGCCGCAAGCTGATGACCGGTGAGGTCCTGGGCGAGACCAAACTCGACCTGCCTCCCCGCACCCTGCGCACCCGGGCCGTCTGGTGGACGGTCACCGAGGACCAACTCGACGCCGCCCGGATCAACCCGGAGATCCTCGGCGGCGCCCTCCACGCGGCCGAACACGCGTCGATCGGCCTGCTCCCGCTCTTCGCCACCTGCGACCGCTGGGACATCGGCGGCGTCTCCATACCGCTGCACCCGGACACCCTGCTGCCGACGGTCTTCGTCTACGACGGCCACCCGGGCGGCGCCGGATTCGCCGAACGCGCCTTCCACACCGCCCGTACGTGGCTGACGGCGACCCGCGAAGCCATCGCCTCCTGCGAGTGCGAGGCGGGCTGCCCCTCCTGCATCCAGTCCCCCAAGTGCGGGAACGGCAACGAGCCCCTGCACAAACGCGGCGCCGTACGCCTGCTCACCGAACTCCTCAGGGGGGCACCACCGGAGGCGCAGACGGAGCCGCAGGCAGAGGCAGAGACGCAGCCGGAGCCGGAGGCCTGA
- a CDS encoding MerR family transcriptional regulator: MPASSTRPTDNLDDDDYPAFTMGRAAEMLSTTPAFLRALGENRLITPLRSEGGHRRYSRYQLRIAARARELVDQGTKIEDACRIVILEDQLEEAQRINEELRSARTR, translated from the coding sequence ATGCCCGCTAGCAGTACCCGCCCCACCGACAACCTGGACGACGACGACTACCCCGCCTTCACCATGGGCCGGGCCGCCGAGATGCTCTCCACCACGCCCGCCTTCCTCCGCGCACTCGGCGAGAACCGCCTGATCACCCCCCTGCGCTCCGAAGGCGGCCACCGCCGCTACTCCCGCTACCAGCTGCGCATCGCCGCCCGCGCCCGTGAGCTCGTGGACCAGGGCACGAAGATCGAGGATGCCTGCCGCATCGTCATCCTCGAGGACCAGCTCGAAGAGGCTCAGCGCATCAACGAGGAACTGCGGTCCGCACGGACGCGGTAG
- a CDS encoding DUF3515 family protein, protein MPSKRTTLPLAAAVVAVAAVLIFVVTKEPHYNVRPGAQSGNAHCGRITETAPGKLAGHPKHDTKLAGVALWGDSNIVLRCGVTEIGPTADPCFAADGVDWVIDTARSSDNKKVIITYGRTPATEVTVTHSLKAPDEVLVELSALIAPIPQTSECIRSE, encoded by the coding sequence ATGCCCAGCAAACGCACAACCCTCCCTCTGGCCGCCGCAGTCGTGGCCGTCGCCGCCGTGCTGATCTTCGTCGTGACCAAGGAACCCCACTACAACGTCCGGCCGGGCGCCCAGTCCGGCAACGCCCACTGCGGGCGCATCACGGAAACCGCTCCCGGAAAGCTGGCAGGACACCCCAAGCACGACACCAAGCTGGCCGGCGTCGCACTCTGGGGCGACAGCAACATCGTTCTGCGCTGCGGTGTGACCGAGATCGGGCCCACCGCGGACCCCTGCTTCGCGGCCGACGGCGTCGACTGGGTCATCGACACCGCGCGATCCAGCGACAACAAGAAGGTGATCATCACCTACGGCCGCACCCCGGCCACCGAGGTCACCGTCACCCACTCCCTGAAGGCGCCCGACGAGGTCCTCGTGGAGCTCTCGGCCCTCATAGCACCGATCCCGCAGACCTCGGAGTGCATCCGGTCGGAGTGA
- a CDS encoding TlpA disulfide reductase family protein, whose amino-acid sequence MDDARRPGPLKSFAPADRPAMPELAGKRVDGDGRVSLKELRGKVVVVNAWASWCGPCRAEAPGLSRVHEELQAKGLRVVGVNADVSVEAARAFEKDTALVYPSLHDPRGRQLLRLPKGVVSTVGYPFTVVVDPEGRIAATRIGAIGEAELKKLVTPLLPS is encoded by the coding sequence GTGGACGACGCCCGCAGGCCCGGGCCGCTGAAGTCCTTCGCCCCTGCCGACCGTCCGGCGATGCCGGAGCTGGCGGGAAAGCGCGTGGACGGCGACGGCCGGGTCAGCCTGAAGGAGCTGCGGGGCAAGGTCGTCGTGGTCAACGCCTGGGCGTCGTGGTGCGGCCCGTGCCGTGCGGAGGCTCCCGGCCTCTCCCGGGTGCACGAGGAGTTGCAGGCCAAGGGGTTGCGGGTGGTCGGGGTCAACGCGGACGTCTCGGTCGAGGCGGCGCGTGCCTTCGAGAAGGACACGGCGCTCGTGTATCCGAGCCTGCACGACCCGCGGGGGCGCCAGCTTCTCCGCCTTCCGAAGGGCGTGGTCAGCACCGTCGGCTACCCGTTCACGGTCGTCGTCGACCCCGAGGGGCGGATCGCGGCGACCCGGATCGGGGCGATAGGTGAGGCGGAGCTGAAGAAGCTGGTCACGCCGCTGTTGCCGTCCTGA
- a CDS encoding GntR family transcriptional regulator → MAGSAAVEFRIDRRSGVATYLQIVQQTKQALRLGVLEPGDRLPTAREVVEATAINPNTVLKAYRELEREGLVEARRGLGTFVRRTLGTAAGASASDSPLRTELADWARRARSAGLEKDDVSALFTAVLESTYRPDGGHRSDSAYRPGGTHKPDSTHKGDQER, encoded by the coding sequence ATGGCAGGATCCGCAGCGGTCGAGTTCCGTATCGACCGGCGCAGCGGCGTCGCCACCTACCTCCAGATCGTCCAGCAGACGAAGCAGGCCCTGCGCCTGGGCGTTCTGGAACCCGGGGACCGGCTGCCCACCGCCCGCGAGGTCGTCGAGGCCACCGCCATCAACCCGAACACCGTCCTCAAGGCGTACCGGGAGCTGGAGCGCGAGGGCCTCGTCGAGGCACGGCGCGGCCTCGGCACCTTCGTACGCCGGACGCTCGGCACGGCGGCCGGGGCATCCGCCTCCGACTCGCCGCTGCGCACCGAACTCGCCGACTGGGCCCGCCGGGCACGGTCGGCCGGGCTGGAGAAGGACGACGTCAGCGCGCTCTTCACCGCCGTACTGGAGAGCACGTACCGGCCGGACGGCGGGCACCGGTCCGACAGCGCGTACCGGCCCGGCGGCACGCACAAGCCTGACAGCACGCACAAGGGGGACCAGGAAAGATGA
- a CDS encoding ABC transporter permease: MSTLTPPKPGTATVPEAPLRGSVRVLLRTHRRSLWAAGALVVLGIGAMAALLVWVAAQRCPDEDVAACGNGDLYMITTAQSTAESLLSGGGTAMLLLACLVGAFVTGPLIARELESGTFRMAWVQSVSPARWLAARLVVPAALSVAGVGLLSLVYRWAWTEVSNPNAYRLVWFDPGVFPGIGPVAVGHALFGVAVGALCALLIRRMLPSMALTTVVLGGVMAGFTQRRWMLWPADRLLGNGHPGANTWITETGMLTASGEKLLRQDCPYTVEDPNGVACMKARGGVTEFTDYHPASHFWPLQLVETGILLALAALAVFAAFRVLRRLHG; encoded by the coding sequence ATGAGCACCCTGACGCCCCCGAAGCCCGGCACCGCCACGGTGCCCGAGGCCCCCCTGCGCGGATCCGTCCGCGTACTCCTGCGTACGCACCGGCGCAGCCTCTGGGCGGCCGGCGCCCTCGTGGTCCTCGGCATCGGCGCCATGGCCGCGCTGCTCGTGTGGGTCGCCGCACAGCGGTGCCCGGACGAGGACGTGGCCGCGTGCGGCAACGGCGACCTCTACATGATCACCACCGCGCAGAGCACGGCCGAGAGCCTCCTCTCCGGCGGCGGTACGGCCATGCTGCTGCTGGCCTGCCTCGTCGGCGCCTTCGTGACGGGTCCGCTGATCGCCCGCGAGCTGGAGAGCGGCACCTTCCGGATGGCCTGGGTCCAGTCGGTCTCCCCCGCCCGGTGGCTGGCGGCCCGGCTCGTCGTGCCCGCCGCGCTGTCCGTCGCCGGGGTCGGTCTGCTGTCCCTCGTCTACCGCTGGGCCTGGACCGAGGTCAGCAACCCGAACGCGTACCGTCTCGTCTGGTTCGACCCCGGCGTCTTCCCGGGCATCGGACCCGTCGCCGTCGGCCACGCGCTGTTCGGCGTGGCCGTCGGGGCCCTGTGCGCCCTGCTGATCCGCCGCATGCTGCCGTCCATGGCCCTCACCACCGTCGTACTCGGCGGGGTCATGGCCGGCTTCACCCAGCGCCGCTGGATGCTGTGGCCGGCCGACCGGCTCCTCGGCAACGGCCACCCCGGTGCCAACACCTGGATCACCGAGACGGGCATGCTCACCGCCTCCGGCGAGAAGCTGCTCCGGCAGGACTGCCCCTACACCGTCGAGGACCCGAACGGCGTCGCCTGCATGAAGGCCCGAGGCGGCGTCACCGAGTTCACCGACTACCACCCCGCCTCCCACTTCTGGCCCCTCCAGCTCGTCGAGACCGGCATCCTGCTCGCTCTCGCCGCGCTCGCCGTGTTCGCCGCCTTCCGGGTCCTGCGCCGCCTGCACGGCTGA
- a CDS encoding RICIN domain-containing protein, with translation MRKATGSLVLAALTAGSVAALSAPAQAAAPQAKDPYAHTRLERVWAPGNCLSMGGSKKNNARLVLGKCAKSDKTQRWTLKRLSKNKSVFTIKNDKSGKCLVVGAKGRLVQSTCNSAKKSHQWALGGSKIYSKSAGKAIASKSTKAGSHPYLEKLSDSSAARGRQEWGLS, from the coding sequence ATGCGTAAAGCGACCGGTTCGCTCGTACTGGCCGCGCTCACGGCAGGGTCGGTGGCGGCCCTTTCGGCACCCGCGCAGGCGGCGGCGCCCCAGGCGAAGGACCCGTACGCGCACACCCGGCTGGAGCGGGTGTGGGCGCCGGGCAACTGCCTTTCCATGGGCGGCAGCAAGAAGAACAACGCGCGGCTGGTGCTGGGCAAGTGCGCCAAGAGCGACAAGACGCAGCGGTGGACGCTCAAGCGGCTTTCCAAGAACAAGTCGGTGTTCACCATCAAGAATGACAAGTCCGGGAAGTGCCTGGTCGTCGGTGCCAAGGGCCGACTGGTGCAGAGCACCTGCAACTCGGCGAAGAAGAGCCACCAGTGGGCCCTCGGCGGTTCGAAGATCTACAGCAAGTCGGCGGGCAAGGCCATCGCCTCCAAGTCCACGAAGGCCGGTTCGCACCCGTACCTGGAGAAGCTCAGCGATTCGAGCGCGGCCCGCGGTCGCCAGGAATGGGGTCTGTCCTGA
- a CDS encoding RNA degradosome polyphosphate kinase — protein MSQQPSSEVPVQPAQPSVGALAAHRPHAVANPSSSNVGFSTAADLDPDLDADADAYEPDRDGDELPQGRFLDRERSWLAFNERVLELAEDPATPILERANFLAIFASNLDEFFMVRVAGLKRRIATGVATRSASGLQPREVLDLIWTRSRELMARHAACFQQDIAPALSDESIQLIRWPDLTEKEQARLFTFFRQRVFPVLTPLAVDPAHPFPYISGLSLNLAVVVRNPVSGHRHFARVKVPPLLTRFLEASPQRYVPIEDVIAAHLEELFPGMEVLAHHMFRVTRNEDLEVEEDDAENLLQALEKELMRRRFGPPVRLEVEESIDPYVLDLLVRELKVSDAEVYPLPGPLDLTGLFAIASLDRPELKFPKFIAGTHRDLAEVESASAPDIFAALRERDVLLHHPYDSFSTSVQAFLEQAAGDPDVLAIKQTLYRTSGDSPIVDALIDAAESGKQVLVLVEIKARFDEQANIKWARKLEEAGCHVVYGLVGLKTHCKLSLVVRQEGDTLRRYSHVGTGNYHPKTARLYEDLGLLTADPQVGADLSDLFNRLSGYSRRETYRRLLVAPKSLRDGLIARINKEVAHHRAGRPAYVRIKVNSMVDEAIIDACYRAAQAGVPVDIWVRGICAIRPGVAGLSENIRVRSILGRFLEHSRVFSFGNGGEPEVWFGSADMMHRNLDRRIEALVRVTDPAHRAALSRLLETGMADTTSSWHLGPDGNWTRHATDAEGQPLRHVQEMLIDARRRRRATP, from the coding sequence ATGAGCCAGCAGCCCAGCTCCGAGGTCCCGGTCCAGCCCGCCCAGCCGTCCGTCGGCGCTCTCGCCGCGCACAGGCCGCACGCCGTAGCCAACCCTTCCTCCAGCAATGTCGGCTTCTCCACCGCCGCCGACCTGGACCCCGATCTCGACGCCGACGCCGACGCGTACGAGCCCGACCGGGACGGCGACGAGCTGCCCCAGGGCCGTTTCCTGGACCGCGAGCGCTCCTGGCTCGCCTTCAACGAACGCGTGCTGGAGCTGGCCGAGGACCCGGCGACGCCGATCCTGGAGCGGGCCAACTTCCTGGCGATCTTCGCCTCGAACCTGGACGAGTTCTTCATGGTCCGGGTGGCCGGCCTCAAGCGCCGCATCGCCACCGGTGTCGCCACCCGCTCCGCCTCCGGCCTCCAGCCCCGCGAGGTGCTGGACCTGATCTGGACCCGTTCGCGCGAGCTCATGGCCCGGCACGCAGCCTGCTTCCAGCAGGACATCGCCCCGGCCCTCTCCGACGAGTCGATCCAGCTCATCCGGTGGCCGGATCTGACCGAGAAGGAGCAGGCCCGCCTCTTCACCTTCTTCCGGCAGCGCGTCTTCCCCGTGCTGACCCCGCTGGCCGTCGACCCCGCGCACCCCTTCCCGTACATCTCGGGTCTTTCGCTCAACCTCGCCGTCGTCGTCCGCAACCCGGTCAGCGGCCACCGCCACTTCGCCCGGGTCAAGGTCCCGCCGCTGCTGACCCGCTTCCTGGAGGCGTCCCCGCAGCGGTACGTCCCCATCGAGGACGTCATCGCGGCCCACCTGGAGGAGCTGTTCCCGGGGATGGAGGTGCTGGCGCACCACATGTTCCGGGTCACCAGGAACGAGGACCTGGAGGTCGAGGAGGACGACGCGGAGAACCTGCTCCAGGCGCTGGAGAAGGAGCTCATGCGGCGCCGCTTCGGTCCGCCGGTGCGGCTGGAGGTCGAGGAGTCCATCGACCCGTACGTGCTGGATCTGCTGGTCCGCGAGCTGAAGGTGTCCGACGCGGAGGTCTACCCGCTGCCCGGCCCCCTGGACCTGACCGGCCTCTTCGCGATCGCCTCGCTGGACCGGCCGGAGCTGAAGTTCCCGAAGTTCATCGCGGGCACCCACCGGGACCTGGCCGAGGTGGAGTCCGCCTCCGCGCCCGACATCTTCGCCGCGCTGCGCGAGCGGGACGTGCTGCTCCACCACCCGTACGACTCGTTCTCCACCTCCGTCCAGGCCTTCCTGGAGCAGGCGGCGGGCGACCCGGACGTGCTGGCCATCAAGCAGACGCTGTACCGCACCTCCGGCGACTCCCCGATAGTGGACGCCCTCATCGACGCGGCCGAGTCCGGCAAGCAGGTCCTCGTCCTCGTCGAGATCAAGGCCCGCTTCGACGAGCAGGCCAACATCAAGTGGGCCCGCAAGCTGGAGGAGGCGGGCTGCCATGTGGTGTACGGGCTCGTCGGGCTGAAGACCCACTGCAAGCTCTCGCTCGTCGTCCGCCAGGAGGGCGACACCCTGCGCCGCTACTCCCATGTCGGCACCGGCAACTACCACCCCAAGACCGCCAGGCTGTACGAGGACCTCGGCCTGCTCACGGCGGACCCACAGGTCGGGGCGGACCTCTCCGACCTGTTCAACCGGCTCTCCGGCTACTCCCGCCGCGAGACCTACCGCCGCCTTCTGGTCGCACCGAAGTCCCTGCGTGACGGGCTGATCGCCCGGATCAACAAGGAGGTCGCCCACCACCGCGCCGGGCGCCCCGCCTACGTACGGATCAAGGTCAACTCGATGGTCGACGAAGCGATCATCGACGCCTGCTACCGGGCGGCCCAGGCCGGCGTGCCCGTCGACATCTGGGTGCGCGGGATCTGCGCGATCCGCCCCGGGGTCGCCGGGCTCTCGGAGAACATCCGGGTCCGCTCCATACTCGGGCGCTTCCTCGAACACTCCCGGGTCTTCTCGTTCGGCAACGGCGGCGAGCCCGAGGTGTGGTTCGGCAGCGCCGACATGATGCACCGCAACCTCGACCGCCGGATCGAAGCCCTCGTCCGGGTCACCGACCCCGCCCACCGCGCCGCACTCAGCCGACTCCTGGAGACCGGTATGGCCGACACCACCTCTTCCTGGCACCTGGGCCCCGACGGCAACTGGACCCGGCACGCCACGGACGCGGAGGGGCAGCCGCTGCGGCACGTCCAGGAGATGCTCATCGATGCCCGGAGGCGCAGGCGTGCGACGCCCTGA
- a CDS encoding ABC transporter ATP-binding protein, with translation MTGAVIEARGLGMTYGRRRGARQALDGCSFRLPAGRVCALVGPNGAGKSTLLNLAAGLARPSAGSLTVLGSAEPSAVRDRIAYVPQDKPLYPQLTVADTLWAGGELNPGRWDRATADRIAGKLPRGARVRTLSGGQRTRLALALALGKRPELMLLDEPMADLDPLARHELMGVLMAETAEHGTTIVMSSHILTELEGACDFLLFVDGGRVRLGGEAEDIVGAHALVTGQAGRELAPHTVVEARTTGRQLTALVRKEGPVDESLWAATEPSLEELLLAHLRSPEAPPLITPSAVPVAVTGPREAVASA, from the coding sequence ATGACAGGTGCTGTGATCGAGGCTCGCGGCCTCGGCATGACCTACGGGCGGAGAAGGGGTGCGCGCCAGGCCCTGGACGGCTGCTCCTTCCGCCTGCCCGCCGGGCGCGTCTGCGCGCTCGTCGGGCCCAACGGGGCCGGCAAGTCCACCCTGTTGAACCTGGCGGCGGGGCTGGCCAGGCCGAGCGCCGGGTCCCTCACCGTCCTCGGCTCCGCCGAACCCTCCGCCGTACGCGACCGCATCGCCTACGTGCCCCAGGACAAGCCGCTCTACCCTCAGCTCACCGTGGCCGACACGCTCTGGGCCGGCGGCGAGCTGAACCCCGGGCGCTGGGACCGCGCCACCGCCGACCGGATCGCCGGGAAGCTGCCGCGGGGTGCCCGCGTCCGTACGCTCTCCGGCGGGCAGCGGACCCGGCTGGCGCTGGCCCTCGCGCTGGGCAAGCGGCCCGAACTGATGCTGCTGGACGAGCCGATGGCCGACCTCGACCCCCTCGCCCGGCACGAGCTGATGGGCGTGCTGATGGCGGAGACCGCCGAGCACGGCACCACCATCGTGATGTCCTCGCACATCCTCACCGAGCTGGAGGGCGCCTGCGACTTCCTGCTGTTCGTCGACGGCGGCCGCGTCCGGCTCGGCGGCGAGGCCGAGGACATCGTGGGCGCGCATGCCCTGGTCACCGGGCAGGCCGGTCGCGAGCTGGCCCCGCACACCGTCGTCGAAGCCCGTACGACGGGGCGTCAGCTCACCGCACTCGTACGGAAGGAGGGCCCGGTGGACGAGTCCCTCTGGGCCGCCACGGAACCCTCGCTGGAGGAGCTCCTCCTCGCCCACCTCCGCTCCCCGGAGGCACCACCGCTGATCACGCCGAGCGCCGTTCCGGTTGCGGTCACGGGGCCCCGTGAGGCGGTGGCCTCCGCATGA